From a single Brassica rapa cultivar Chiifu-401-42 chromosome A01, CAAS_Brap_v3.01, whole genome shotgun sequence genomic region:
- the LOC103850072 gene encoding U-box domain-containing protein 4, with protein sequence METDTSAGFSYLGHTFSNLSLNDHSSSAFSDCNSDRSGEFPTPSSLSRRLLLSSATDNSDDLIPHLVALLSSSIENQKQAAMEIRLLSKHKPENRVKIAEAGAIKPLVSLISSSDPLLQEYGVTAILNLSLCDENKDLIASSGAVKPLVWALKMGTPTAKENAACALLRLSQLEDNKIAIGRSGAIPLLVNLLETGGFRAKKDASTALYSLCSAKENKIRAVEAGIMKPLVELMADFGSNMVDKSAFVMSLLMSVPESKAAVVEEGGVPVLVEIVEDGTQRQKEMAVSILLQICEESVVYRTMVAREGAIPPLVALSQAGGTSRAKHKAEALIELLRQPRSHSY encoded by the coding sequence ATGGAGACGGATACTAGCGCCGGTTTCAGCTACCTCGGCCACACTTTCAGCAACTTGAGCCTCAACGACCACTCCTCCTCCGCTTTCAGCGACTGCAACAGCGACAGATCCGGCGAATTCCCCACCCCTTCTTCCCTGAGCCGACGCCTCCTCCTCTCCTCCGCCACCGACAACTCCGACGACCTCATCCCCCATCTGGTCGCCCTCCTCTCCTCCTCGATCGAGAACCAGAAGCAAGCCGCGATGGAGATCAGGCTCCTCTCCAAGCACAAACCCGAGAACCGCGTCAAAATCGCCGAGGCCGGCGCCATCAAGCCGCTCGTCTCCCTCATCTCCTCTTCCGACCCTCTGCTCCAGGAGTACGGCGTCACCGCCATCCTCAACCTCTCCCTCTGCGACGAGAACAAGGACCTCATCGCTTCCTCCGGCGCCGTCAAGCCCCTCGTCTGGGCCTTGAAGATGGGAACTCCCACGGCTAAGGAGAACGCCGCGTGCGCCCTCCTCCGCCTCTCCCAGCTCGAGGATAACAAAATCGCGATCGGGAGATCGGGGGCGATTCCTCTCCTGGTTAACCTCCTGGAGACGGGAGGGTTCAGGGCGAAGAAGGACGCGTCGACGGCTCTCTACTCCCTCTGCTCGGCTAAGGAGAACAAGATCAGAGCCGTGGAGGCTGGAATCATGAAGCCTCTCGTGGAGCTGATGGCGGATTTCGGATCCAACATGGTCGACAAATCGGCGTTCGTGATGAGCCTGCTGATGTCGGTGCCGGAATCGAAGGCGGCGGTTGTGGAGGAGGGGGGAGTGCCGGTGCTGGTGGAGATCGTGGAGGACGGGACGCAGAGGCAGAAAGAGATGGCTGTCTCGATACTGCTTCAGATTTGCGAGGAGAGTGTCGTGTATCGAACCATGGTGGCTCGGGAAGGAGCGATTCCTCCGCTTGTGGCGCTTTCTCAGGCGGGAGGAACTAGTCGAGCCAAGCACAAGGCCGAGGCTTTGATTGAGCTTTTGAGACAACCTAGATCCCATTCCTACTAA
- the LOC103850074 gene encoding V-type proton ATPase subunit G1 yields MESSRGGGGIQQLLAAEQEAQHIVNAARTAKMARLKQAKEEAEKEIAEYKAKTEQDFQRKLEETSGDSGANVKRLEQETDAKIEQLKNEASRISNDVVDMLLKHVTTVKN; encoded by the exons aTGGAATCGAGCAGAGGAGGAGGTGGAATCCAGCAGTTGCTTGCTGCTGAACAAGAAGCTCAACACATTGTCAATGCTGCCAGGACCG CAAAGATGGCTAGGCTGAAGCAAGCCAAGGAAGAGGCTGAGAAAGAGATTGCCGAGTACAAGGCTAAAACTGAGCAAGACTTCCAGAGGAAACTTGAGGAG ACAAGTGGAGACTCGGGTGCGAATGTGAAGAGGCTGGAGCAAGAGACTGATGCCAAAATCGAGCAGCTCAAGAACGAAGCTTCCAGGATTTCCAATGATGTTGTGGATATGCTCCTCAAACATGTCACCACTGTCAAGAACTGA
- the LOC103850071 gene encoding uncharacterized protein LOC103850071: MGSAMGGDEKDAFYVVRKGDIVGVYRSFSECQQQASSSVSDPAMSVYKGYGWPQGAQDFISSFGLKNALFSVNATHLKDDSVFGKLIPCPLQQPSSSSSQGDSLDKPSQPKRLLQQMETDESPSSSQPQKHLKTENSSGGMVPRLAVPSSQLTRRPILQNDSCNIEFDGASKGNPGKAGAGAVLRASHDNSVLFYLREGVGTATNNVAEYRALLLGLKSALHKGFKNVRVQGDSMLVCMQVQDIWKTKHPKMAELCKQAKELMKQFKSFHIQHIDREFNSVADAQANHAINLPEGQTKEIAGG; encoded by the exons ATGGGTTCGGCGATGGGGGGGGATGAGAAGGACGCGTTTTACGTTGTTCGTAAGGGAGACATCGTTGGTGTGTATCGAAGCTTTAGCGAATGCCAGCAACAAGCTTCCTCTTCT GTATCAGATCCAGCGATGAGTGTGTACAAAGGATATGGTTGGCCACAAGGAGCACAAGACTTCATATCCTCTTTTGGCCTTAAGAACGCTCTCTTCTCTGTCAACGCTACTCATCTCAAAGATGATTCTGTCTTTGGCAAACTCATTCCTTGCCCTCTTCAG caaccatcttcttcttcttcccaaggAGACTCTCTCGACAAACCTTCCCAGCCTAAGAGATTATTGCAACAAATG GAAACTGATGAATCACCCTCCTCGAGTCAACCACAAAAGCATCTTAAGACTGAAAATAGCAGCGGCGGCATGGTTCCTCGCCTTGCTGTTCCTTCCAGTCAGTTGACTCGCCGTCCCATACTTCAAAAT GATTCATGTAACATCGAGTTTGACGGGGCTTCCAAAGGAAACCCTGGGAAAGCTGGTGCTGGAGCTGTTCTCCGTGCTTCACATGACAACAGTGTGCTCTTCTATTTGCGCGAGGGTGTGGGGACTGCTACTAACAACGTTGCAGAGTATCGAGCTCTCCTTCTTGGTCTCAAGTCTGCTCTTCACAAAGGCTTTAAGAATGTGCGCGTCCAAGGAGACTCAATGCTTGTCTGTATGCAG GTTCAAGATATATGGAAAACCAAACACCCGAAAATGGCTGAGCTTTGTAAACAGGCCAAGGAGCTTATGAAGCAGTTTAAATCATTCCACATCCAACACATTGACAGG GAGTTCAATTCTGTTGCTGATGCACAAGCTAACCATGCCATCAACCTCCCAG AGGGTCAAACGAAAGAGATTGCAGGCGGctag